In a single window of the Rhizoctonia solani chromosome 16, complete sequence genome:
- a CDS encoding pseudouridine synthase: MPKVSTSSLPLDGLFAIVKPSGPTSMSILDRLKPLLARSRLLVDQEEYQKALAEKEKQKKRRGKFKSGRMSKPSDRPKLGQGGTLDPLADGVLVLGPQTGTQEYSTTALLGCETDSYDSNGAIVRTLPYAHLTQEDVEKVLSRFRGDIKQMPPIFSALKMDGKPLYEYARENKPLPRPIEARSCTVYELVLERWIPAAQSSDDTEGHHYKFPEKEITEEQRNSMNQVKELVLKAEADAHPSEEQSAVVNALRQTTPPTAAGDQADTDRPPAFVLRMVVSSGTYVRSIVHDIGIALGTAAHVVTLTRTRQGKYNLASAQGTVISQSSVSPDVDRPELMDGNCIKWDVFERALALGDGQEETSRLAEGKNGKNGNKPFFRVGRRTEPS; encoded by the exons ATGCCTAAAGTGTCGACCAGTTCACTTCCACTCGATGGCCTGTTTGCTATCGTGAAGCCGTCTGGCCCAACCTCCATGTCAATCCTAGATCGTCTCAAACCTCTGTTGGCTAGATCTCGCCTGTTAGTTGACCAAGAAGAATACCAAAAGGCTTTAGCAGAAAAAGAGAAGCAAAAAAAGAGGAGAGGAAAATTTAAGAGCGGCCGGATGAGTAAACCTTCAGACCGCCCCAAACTAGGACAAGGGGGTACACTGGACCCGTTGGCAGACGGTGTACTAG TTCTTGGA CCTCAGACTGGTACACAGGAATACTCCACCACCGCATTATTAGGATGCGAAACAGATAGCTACGACAGCAACGGCGCCATAGTTCGCACATTACCATATGCCCATCTTACGCAAGAGGACGTGGAAAAGGTCTTGAGCCGATTCAGAGGAGACATAAAACAAATGCCGCCTAT CTTTTCTGCTTTGAAGATGGATGGGAAGCCTTTATACGAATATGCTCGCGAAAACAAACCTCTTCCTCGACCAATTGAAGCTCGATCGTGCACTGTATACGAACTAGTGCTAGAGCGCTGGATCCCTGCTGCACAATCTTCAGACGATACAGAGGGACATCATTACAAATTCCCCGAAAAGGAGATAACCGAAGAACAACGTAATTCAATGAACCAAGTAAAAGAGCTTGTCCTCAAAGCTGAAGCCGATGCTCACCCATCCGAAGAGCAATCCGCGGTTGTGAATGCACTTCGACAAACCACACCTCCAACTGCCGCAGGGGATCAAGCTGACACGGATAGGCCACCCGCTTTCGTTTTGCGGATGGTCGTCTCTTCGGGGACCTATGTTCGGAGCATCGTCCATGACATTGGAATAGCTCTAGGTACTGCAGCCCACGTTGTGACACTGACTCGTACGCGACAAGGGAAATACAATCTTGCCAGCGCGCAGGGGACAGTCATCAGTCAGTCTTCGGTATCGCCGGATGTTGACCGGCCCGAGCTGATGGACGGAAACTGTATAAAATGGGATGTTTTCGAACGAGCATTGGCTCTTGGCGATGGCCAAGAAGAGACTTCAAGGCTAGCAGAAGGGAAGAATGGGAAGAATGGGAACAAGCCATTCTTCAGAGTTGGTCGGAGGACTGAACCGAGTTAG
- a CDS encoding UDP-glucose-hexose-1-phosphateuridylyltransferase, translated as MDFDPTTHPHRRYNPLTNEHVLVSPHRTKRPWQGQTEPPSTQSLPHYDPQCYLCPGNKRSNGDVNEKYEHTYAFPNDFPALLGPPAPLPPPAPHPLLATQPVQGRCDVLVFHPRHDLTLARLSIPDIERVIEEWTTVYEQRGREKGINYVQIFENKGSMMGCSNPHPHGQVWSLSTIPQVPAGELASMRQYADGTHPSSSPADLTSAAPKGPGGKPCLLCEYAHFEVHGAPADNSRVVTKNGTWVALVPFWAVWPFEILLLPHSRHISSLSDLTPTEHRELAEILSTISVKYDNLFLTSFAYSMGLHQRPVPRAHAPMTNGVNGTNGAHSHSNGNTNGNGHVPEEDEHEIAHMHFHFSPPLLRSASVRKFLVGFELMGEPQRDLTAEQAATRLRNCAEVHYLSEQSNPS; from the exons ATGGACTTTGACCCGACTACCCACCCCCACCGGCGAT ACAACCCACTGACCAATGAGCATGTTCTCGTGTCGCCTCATCGGACCAAACGTCCTTGGCAAGGCCAAACAGAGCCACCTTCGACTCAATCTCTACCACACTATGATCCGCAGTGCTACCTGTGCCCTGGCAACAAGCGCTCCAACGGAGATGTCAATGAGAAATACGAGCACACCTATGCCTTCCCCAATGACTTCCCAGCGTTATTGGGTCCGCCCGCACCCCTACCTCCCCCAGCGCCACACCCTCTGCTCGCGACCCAACCCGTTCAAGGCCGCTGTGACGTCTTGGTCTTCCACCCACGCCACGATCTCACTCTTGCGAGACTATCTATTCCGGATATTGAGCGCGTGATTGAGGAATGGACAACAGTATACGAACAGAGAGGTCGCGAAAAAGGGATCAACTACGTACAAATATTTGAG AACAAAGGCTCCATGATGGGATGCTCCAATCCTCATCCACACGGCCAGGTTTGGTCGCTATCAACAATTCCTCAGGTCCCCGCTGGGGAGCTCGCCTCCATGCGTCAATACGCAGATGGAACACATCCTTCTTCGTCTCCAGCAGATCTGACATCGGCCGCACCAAAGGGACCTGGCGGAAAACCCTGTTTGCTGTGTGAATACGCTCACTTCGAGGTCCATGGGGCTCCAGCAGACAATAGCCGTGTGGTGACTAAGAATGGCACCTGGGTCGCACTTGTACCCTTCTGGGCAGTATGGCCGTTCGAAATATTGC TCCTCCCACACTCGCGGCACATCTCGTCCCTCTCAGATCTCACACCTACCGAACATCGCGAACTGGCCGAGATCTTGTCCACGATCTCGGTCAAGTATGACAATTTGTTCCTTACGTCGTTTGCGTACTCGATGGGGTTACACCAGCGTCCCGTGCCTCGTGCTCATGCACCGATGACCAACGGTGTTAATGGCACCAACGGAGCCCATTCCCATTCGAACGGAAACACAAACGGGAACGGACATGTGCCAGAGGAGGATGAGCACGAGATTGCACACATGCACTTCCACTTCTCGCCACCCCTTCTTCGGAGCGCAAGTGTTCGAAAGTTCCTAGTAGG TTTCGAACTCATGGGAGAGCCTCAACGAGATCTTACGGCCGAACAGGCGGCCACCCGGTTACGCAACTGCGCAGAAGTTCATTATCTTTCGGAGCAATCGAATCCGTCGTAA
- a CDS encoding transcriptional regulatory protein, whose amino-acid sequence MPSRHGSVHSLNSPPTHSLLYTRSEMEMLGSQHPSLTNLDSIERYDMYDGQPPSTAASTFSDPSTVRPKRKQVKNACSACQRACKRCDVGRPCERCIKYGMAESCRDSQRKERKKGIKRGPYKKRDGMINELQRMSPKRISRIDVEPLPLQQQQPKPHLPRYRYNSSLQGPTIMRINLGHHVPEHTHHPSPSLVTTIPYPQSEPPILLELPPIRGARESLPAHSPPGLFAPRPAYPGLQSVSHVHLAVPIPRPVPTSPSITITLINLNRTKSRTTMNLTTRAASTRTTPPTSITTSINSRAGQRIPTAVVLPELQRVSAVVHELWFFSLAATQQQQQQYGYSQNHVSQQQDMAQGQAETGYSQHLNYSPGSSSINTYPTQPHQHINETNIQLQYSSMRSPMKMLHRGSIDATAGMVAHPHHHPHHSQQHHTHHQHQHHSQHAGNVQVQSN is encoded by the exons ATGCCATCTCGACACGGCTCTGTCCACTCTCTCAACTCGCCGCCGACACACTCGCTGCTGTATACAAGGAGCGAGATGGAGATGCTTGGGTCCCAGCACCCGTCTCTGACTAATCTGGACTCGATCGAGCGCTACGACATGTACGATGGCCAGCCCCCTTCCACCGCTGCGAGCACTTTCAGCGATCCCTCAACGGTCCGTCCGAAGCGCAAGCAAGTCAAGAACGCATGTTCCGCCTGCCAGCGCGCCTGTAAGCGCTGTGATGTCGGCCGCCCCTGTGAGCGCTGCATCAAGTACGGCATGGCCGAGTCCTGCCGTGACTCTCAGCGCAAGGAGCGCAAGAAGGG TATCAAGCGTGGTCCATACAAGAAGCGAGATG GCATGATCAACGAGCTCCAACGCATGTCTCCAAAGCGCATCTCCCGA ATCGATGTCGAACCTCTTCCGctccaacaacaacagccCAAACCGCATCTGCCCAGGTACAGGTACAACAGCTCCCTGCAAGGTCCAACCATTATGCGTATCAACCTCGGCCATCATGTCCCAGAACACACACACCACCCCTCTCCCTCGCTGGTAACCACCATTCCATACCCCCAATCTGAACCCCCAATCCTCCTCGAGCTACCACCAATCCGAGGAGCA CGAGAGTCCCTCCCAGCCCACTCACCACCAGGACTATTCGCGCCACGCCCAGCCTATCCAGGACTACAATCGGTCTCCCATGTCCACCTTGCAGTACCCATCCCCAGACCAGTCCCCACCTC CCCGTCCATCACGATCACTCTTATCAATCTCAATCGGACCAAATCCCGCACGACCATGAATCTCACGACCCGCGCGGCATCGACTCGTACTACGCCACCCACCAGCATCACCACCAGCATCAACAGCAGAGCCGGGCAGCGTATTC caacagcagTCGTATTACCAGAGCTACAACGCGTATCAGCAGTCGTCCACGAGCTATGGTTCTTCTCACTCGCAGCAacacaacagcagcaacagcagtaTGGGTATTCACAGAACCATGTGTCTCAGCAGCAGGACATGGCCCAGGGCCAGGCCGAGACGGGATACTCTCAGCATCTCAACTACTCGCCTGGATCGTCGTCGATCAATACATACCCAACACAGCCCCACCAGCACATAAATGAAACCAACATTCAGCTACAGTATTCATCTATGCGCTCGCCCATGAAGATGCTCCATCGAGGGAGCATTGACGCGACGGCTGGTATGGTGGCGCATCCTCACCACCACCCACACCACTCACAGCAGCACCACACCCACCACCAACACCAACACCACTCGCAGCATGCTGGCAACGTGCAAGTCCAATCCAATTGA
- a CDS encoding Zinc finger protein produces the protein MELRYVSWGILRREHLAHLGERHGARHRHTDAHKCVPIPTGEPTTDKKSEAQALLNKLFPNVKSQAGTSRSAVKKTTDPAKVAKLRAIELMRMKHKAVAGDPRSSAQPKDKVHLKVVWGTSEKVVWFVKTVVTGRAVDLAARICSVSREDGRGMVFVLGDETDGPLKNEVELGAQVEDGDTVWLAKM, from the exons ATGGAGCTGCGATACGTGTCGTGGGGTATACTGCGTCGA GAACACTTGGCTCATTTGGGGGAACGGCATGGGGCTAGGCACCGGCACACGGACGCGCACAAGTGCGTACCTATTCCGACTGGAGAGCCCACGACGGACAAGAAATCCGAGGCCCAAGCGTTACTGAACAAACTATTCCCAAATGTCAAATCACAAGCCGGGACTTCTCGTTCAGCGGTAAAGAAGACAACTGACCCGGCCAAGGTGGCTAAATTACGCGCAATTGAGCTCATGAGGATGAAGCACAAGGCCGTGGCTGGAGATCCTCGGTCGAGCGCACAACCTAAAGACAAGGTTCATCTCAAGGTGGTGTGGGGTACAAGCGAAAAAGTAGTGTGGTTTGTCAAG ACGGTGGTAACAGGACGCGCGGTGGACCTCGCGGCGCGAATCTGCAGTGTATCTCGAGAAGATGGACGAGGG ATGGTGTTTGTACTTGGGGATGAAACTGATGGGCCGCTGAAAAATGAAGTGGAATTGGGAGCACAGGTAGAAGATGGGGATACGGTGTGGCTGGCAAAGATGTAA
- a CDS encoding phagocyte signaling-impaired protein — translation MSDRKLQPIYGEYNNCSFMDTHLLKMNAEALDSATPKLALQLCNKALKKQPDSALIKSLKALALIRAGKLEECIALADQLVAAKPVDENVLSTLAHVLRALDRPQDVVNLYDDAYKQHPNNEELGCQAFIAMAKMGSWRTAQQTALRLNRTFPTSVPESRYAFWAISCMMMQARAPDTPRTMKPTLLGLALRMIEALPKPGAAATPDKVWLHMSVLIDLGKLEKEDGANDSEKGINRFNKALELIVQSQQVVQSSLVCEELRKEAMMLAERYVEEREICKTRLEANDRNYIQFGGLIETTLAIIKKQQAGETPIPAPPAEGETEPKPVPGSEELYAETVDIFTKISQKDGADERAAPLALIQFEVDRRKTDIKLDSVAPDNLYLLLTKYFEKIGSKACCYDDLADAIASLPEDSSELSKWIKFLEDQTEDLASVNGLRRAVNVAKMLRTGKLTVEKISPEDEATSARKYLKAYLDAAPICENYPETEQQPRDDLAILAASAMVSAYSGSGKTSYLTQAVVILEYALSKSLQRSLPYFARAPTLAHEHYKGLRIKQTQHDTLSHLVLARASTFCMAGDSELVGECIESSQIYTANVQETPELVARAFVGEKFAQVPNFVEFEEKLECSLQRDLTKMEHTRMRLGFEAQAVESLVLELQDLQLTIVRAHHDNRDMSVIPNYQPRGQNIVDQTSMGPSPGLPWLNVFLQIYIRALEDSLGPSHFTGREYSFDDESQLTPLEVEFRKFTDNLNEWLVIRELPKTEKATPENGDNTNGGSETPKALPMCAHVPVRIALHTCTDKHWSGLYKKFDEISKDETKLPWESLHIAGLAQEALVLFEIQSAQFKVPTTGKAKKEPVAQGIKGIRPRASKALKDLAAAMVAFGEEAGSEAKQKSFVEDCKDLEEFTGAKAQTLVNNIAKRVAGARKSVFEGWGKGMLRSLI, via the exons ATGTCTGATCGTAAACTTCAGCCTATCTATGGCGAGTACAATAATTGTTCCTTCATGGATACTCACTTACTAAAAATGAATGCAGAGGCACTGGATTCGGCAACCCCAAAATTAGCTCTTCAATTGTGTAACAAGGCACTCAAAAAACAACCAGATTCAGCTCTCATCAAG TCCTTGAAGGCTTTGGCTCTCATTCGAGCTGGTAAACTCGAAGAATGCATTGCCCTGGCGGACCAGTTGGTTGCAGCCAAGCCCGTTGACGAAAACGTTCTAAGTACCTTGGCGCATGTACTGAGGGCTTTGGATCGGC CTCAGGACGTGGTAAACTTGTATGATGATGCGTACAAGCAACATCCAAATAACGAGGAATTGGGATGTCAAGCATTTATTGCCATGGCCAAAATGGGATCATGGAGAACAGCACAACAGACGGCACTTCGCCTCAACCGTACATTCCCGACATCGGTCCCAGAGAGTCGATACGCCTTCTGGGCAATCTCATGCATGATGATGCAAGCACGTGCACCCGATACTCCCCGCACAATGAAACCAACGTTGCTAGGTTTAGCCTTGCGAATGATCGAGGCGTTGCCGAAACCCGGTGCTGCCGCAACTCCGGACAAAGTTTGGCTACACATGTCGGTTCTGATTGACCTAGGCAAACTGGAAAAGGAAGATG GAGCGAATGATTCGGAGAAAGGCATCAACCGCTTCAACAAAGCCCTGGAACTTATAGTACAGTCCCAACAGGTTGTGCAGAGCAGTCTTGTCTGCGAGGAGCTTCGGAAAGAAGCTATGATGCTCGCAGAACGCTATGTGGAAGAACGGGAAATTTGCAAGACTAGACTTGAAGCCAA TGACCGAAACTACATTCAGTTTGGTGGTCTCATTGAAACAACACTAGCGATTATCAAAAAACAACAAGCTGGTGAAACACCGATCCCTGCGCCACCTGCGGAAGGTGAAACCGAACCAAAGCCGGTCCCCGGTTCCGAAGAGTTATACGCCGAGACAGTTGACATCTTCACCAAGATCTCACAAAAGGATGGAGCTGACGAGCGTGCTGCGCCTTTGGCTTTGATTCAGTTCGAAGTGGATAGGAGAAAGACGGATATTAAACTAG ACTCTGTTGCACCTGACAACCTCTACCTTCTACTCACAAAATACTTTGAGAAAATCGGAAGCAAGGCGTGCTGCTACGACGACCTTGCCGATGCAATTGCAAGTTTGCCGGAGGACAGTTCGGAGTTGAGCAAGTGGATCAAGTTTTTGGAAGACCAGACTGAAGACCTT GCTAGCGTCAACGGGTTGAGGAGAGCAGTTAATGTCGCCAAAATGCTACGTACTGGGAAACTAACCGTAGAGAAAATCTCGCCAGAGGATGAAGCGACATCTGCACGCAAGTATCTCAAAGCCTATCTGGACGCGGCTCCAAtct GCGAAAATTATCCGGAAACTGAACAGCAACCTCGTGATGACCTCGCAATCCTGGCGGCATCCGCGATGGTTTCCGCATACAGCGGCTCAG GGAAAACATCTTACCTAACCCAGGCTGTTGTTATTCTCGAATATGCTCTGTCAAAGTCCTTACAACGCTCGCTTCCGTATTTTGCTC GTGCTCCTACCCTGGCTCATGAGCATTACAAGGGATTACGTATCAAACAAACTCAACATGATACCCTGTCGCACCTCGTGTTAGCCCGTGCATCAACTTTTTGCATGGCTGGTGACAGTGAACTCGTTGGCGAATGCATCGAAAGCAGCCAGATCTATACCGCCAATGTTCAGGAAACCCCGGAACTGGTGGCGCGTGCATTCGTGGGAGAAAAGTTTGCTCAG GTTCCAAATTTTGTTGAATTTGAGGAGAAGCTAGAATGTTCTTTGCAGCGTGATTTGACAAAGATGGAACACACCAGGATGCGGCTTGGATTTGAGGCACAAGCCGTCGAAAGCCTGGTGCTTGAGCTTCAGGATTTACAGTTAACCATTGTTAGAG CCCATCACGATAACCGCGATATGAGCGTAATTCCCAACTACCAACCTCGAGGCCAAAATATAGTTGACCAAACTTCCATGGGACCGTCCCCTGGC CTCCCTTGGCTCAACGTATTCCTTCAAATCTATATCCGCGCATTGGAAGACTCGCTCGGTCCATCTCATTTCACTGGGCGCGAATATAGTTTCGATGACGAGTCTCAG CTGACGCCACTGGAAGTCGAGTTCCGAAAGTTTACGGACAACCTGAACGAATGGCTCGTCATTCGGGAGCTTCCCAAGACTGAAAAGGCCACTCCAGAAAATGGAGATAATACCAACGGAGGCTCTGAAACACCCAAAGCGCTGCCGAT GTGCGCGCATGTACCCGTCCGTATTGCTCTCCACACGTGTACCGATAAACATTGGTCAGGGTTATACAAGAAGTTTGACGAAATCTCAAAAGACGAAACAAAACTTCCCTGGGAGTCCTTGCATATCGCAGGGTTGGCCCAAGAGGCGCTGGTCTTGTTCGAGATTCAGAGCGCACAATTCAAGGTTCCTACTACTGGCAAGGCGAAAAAGGAACCG GTTGCTCAAGGAATCAAGGGCATTCGGCCACGAGCGAGCAAAGCACTAAAAGATCTGGCAGCGGCCATGGTTGCGTTTGGGGAGGAGGCGGGCTCAGAAGCCAAGCAGAAATCGTTTGTGGAAGACTGCAAGGATCTCGAAGAGTTTACCGGG GCCAAAGCGCAAACACTAGTGAACAACATAGCCAAACGCGTTGCCGGAGCCCGCAAGAGCGTATTCGAAGGGTGGGGCAAGGGAATGCTCCGTTCTTTGATCTAA
- a CDS encoding peptidyl-Lys metalloendopeptidase codes for MRTAFATALVSAAVLGVSAAPGLSLSIVTPESVADVENLSVTAVVKNTGTETLKLLKDPRGVLSSAKTHTFNVANEKGSPQFTGMFVKYSPDYVVKKNNAADLPSWRLVRPMSSLTILLECTTLPTRCWRIQDASNLFQYVDASGKLASIEASTQSNKVALTGNLVSTRVRPTKIESRSLGKRIAYVGCSTTRQSQIATAVTSANSYVSAATSYLNGISSGTTRYTTWFGTYSSSRASTVRSHFSAIGTDASSTTYDCSTCTSSAYAYVYANQPGRVYLCSAFWSAPNTGTDSRAGTIVHEQSHFTVNGGTQDIVYGQSGARSLASSSPDRAIQNADSHEYFAENNPAQS; via the exons ATGCGCACCGCTTTCGCCACTGCTCTTGTTTCTGCCGCCGTTCTCGGCGTTTCTGCCGCCCCTGGTCTCTCTTTGTCTATCGTCACCCCCGAATCCGTGGCCGATGTCGAGAACTTGTCTGTGACTGCAGTCGTCAAGAACACTGGTACTGAGACACTCAAGTTGCTCAAAGACCCTCGCGGTGTACTTTCGTCCGCCAAGACCCACACTTTTAATGTCGCAAATGAGAAGGGATCCCCTCAATTCACTGGAATGTTTGTTAAATA CTCGCCCGACTATGTTGTGAAGAAAAACAACGCGGCTGATTTACCATCTTGGCGCCTGGTCAGACCTATGAGCTCACTCACAATCTTGCTGGAGTGTACAACTTTACCAACACGGTGCTGGCGAATTCAAG ACGCATCCAACCTCTTCCAGTATGTCGATGCTTCTGGAAAGCTAGCTAGCATTGAGGCATCGACCCAATCCAACAAGGTCGCACTTACTGGCAACTTGGTTTCCACTCGTGTGA GGCCTACCAAGATTGAATCTCGCTCTCTTGGAAAGCGCATCGCCTACGTTGGATGCAGTACCACCCGCCAGTCCCAGATCGCCACCGCTGTGACGTCCGCTAACAGCTATGTGTCAGCTGCTACCTCTTACTTGAATGGCATCAGCTCCGGTACTACCCGTTACACCACCTGGTTCGGTACCTACTCATCTTCCCGCGCCTCGACTGTCCGCTCTCACTTCTCTGCCATTGGTACTGATGCTTCAAGCACTACCTACGACTGCTCCACCTGCACATCGAGTGCATATGCATACGTGTACGCCAACCAGCCCGGCCGTGTCTACCTCTGCAGTGCCTTCTGGAGTGCGCCCAA CACTGGTACTGACTCTAGGGCTGGTACCATCGTCCATGAGCAATCTCACTTCACTGTCAATGGCGGTACCCAAGACATCGTGTACGGACAGTCTGGTGCCAGGAGCCTCGCCTCCTCGAGCCCTGACCGAGCTATTCAGAACGCTGACAGCCACGAGTACTTTGCGGAGAACAACCCCGCGCAATCTTGA
- a CDS encoding peptidyl-Lys metalloendopeptidase has translation MRAAFATALISAAFLGVSAGPGLSLSIITPDSVSDVENLSVTAIVKNTGTETLKLLKDPRGVLSTAKTHTFNVANEKGSPEFTGLFVKYSPETAIKANNAANFAVLEPGQSFEITHSLAGVYNFTSTGPGQFKIDASDVFQYVDAAGKLATIKASSESKRFGISGNLVSTRQSQIASAVTAANNYVSGANTYLASVTSTASKPRYTTWFGTYNANRLSTVRSHFSLIGTDASSTTYDCSTCTMNAYAYVYANQPGRVYLCSAFWNAPLTGTDSKAGTIVHEQSHFTVNGGTDDYVYGQSGAKSLAISNPAQAIMNADNHEYFVENTPAQS, from the exons ATGCGCGCTGCATTCGCTACTGCTCTTATCTCTGCTGCCTTTCTTGGTGTCTCCGCCGGTCCTGGTCTCTCCCTCTCTATTATTACTCCCGACTCCGTCTCGGACGTTGAAAATCTCTCCGTGACGGCGATTGTAAAGAATACTGGTACCGAGACGCTCAAGTTGCTCAAAGACCCTCGTGGTGTACTTTCAACAGCCAagacgcatacattcaatgTTGCTAATGAGAAAGGGTCTCCTGAATTCACTGGTCTATTCGTCAAGTA CTCGCCAGAGACTGCCATTAAGGCCAATAATGCTGCAAATTTTGCAGTTTTAGAGCCGGGTCAGTCTTTCGAAATCACTCACAGCCTTGCCGGTGTATATAACTTTACCAGTACCGGCCCTGGACAATTCAAG ATCGATGCTTCCGATGTATTCCAGTACGTTGATGCTGCTGGAAAACTTGCTACTATCAAGGCTTCTAGCGAGTCGAAGAGGTTTGGCATTAGCGGCAACCTCGT CTCGACCCGCCAATCTCAGATTGCTAGTGCAGTGACTGCTGCCAATAATTACGTTTCCGGTGCAAATACCTATCTCGCTTCTGTAACCTCGACTGCGAGCAAGCCCCGATATACAACCTGGTTTGGTACTTATAACGCAAATCGTCTCTCAACTGTCCGCTCTCACTTCTCGCTCATTGGCACCGACGCTTCGAGCACCACTTATGATTGCTCCACATGCACTATGAATGCATATGCATACGTCTATGCCAATCAACCTGGCCGTGTTTATCTTTGCAGTGCTTTCTGGAATGCCCCATT GACCGGAACTGATTCCAAGGCCGGGACAATTGTTCACGAGCAATCTCATTTCACTGTCAACGGTGGTACTGATGACTACGTCTACGGACAGTCCGGCGCCAAGAGCCTCGCCATCTCGAACCCCGCTCAGGCTATCATGAATGCTGATAACCATGAATACTTTGTTGAGAATACGCCTGCGCAGTCATAG